The Desulfatibacillum aliphaticivorans DSM 15576 DNA window ACCAAGATCGCCTCCATGTCTCACAACGGCATTGCCCGGACCATGAGTCCGGCGCACACCATGGTGGACGGGGATACGCTTTTTGTCATGGCGACCGGCGAGCAAAAAGCCGAGCCCAGCGTCGTGGGCATGATGGCCGCCCGCGCCGTGGAGCAGGCCGTGGTCCGATCCGTAACCCAAACCCCGGGCGCCTATGGGTTGTTGGGTTATGGGGACTTGATGAAATAGTATCTTTCCTTTTTTACCAGAAAAGCATTTAAGGATGCATAAAAGCTATTTTCCAAGTTGTGGGGTGACTGGCCCTATTGCACCAGCAGTCCGTATCAATCATTTGGGTCTGATAGGCTGTATTCCGAACAAGTGCGCCTGTTGCAGTCACATGTTTGAGGGCTCCTGCACCAGAGGGCTGGATGCCGTTGGGCGTTATCTCCATCTGGATCATGGGCCTTGCGGCGTCCCTGGGCCGACTGACCCGGTTTTGTATGAGTCCAGGTATATTGCTGCTAAAGCGGCGATCCCTCGAAAGTGCGCAGCTTGCAGTTTTTTAGAATTTGAAATGGTTCAAGGATTTATTTGCTCCAAAGATAAGGATATCTGGGGCGATTTTCCCAGGTCATTGGATTGGGGCGCGTGGTCGCCGGATAGTCTCTATTTTGACTTAGGATCTTCGAAAAACGCCACAAAGCAACTCTCCGTATGCTTCCAGAATAATAACCTTGCCGGTTTTATTGAAGAGTACAGGAGGGTAAACCCAGGGCTTTCCCTACAAGAGGCTAAAGCGGATTTTGCCACGTTGAGAGAAATACTCATAAATGCATAAATGGTTAATATTACATATACTACTAATGATATGGAAAACTACATAAACAACCCTGCCTGCACGGGAAGCTGGCCTTTACGGTCCAGGGTGCGGTACTGGATGGCTTCGGACACGTGGGAGGCCTGGATGTCCTGGACGCCTTCCATGTCGGCGATAGTGCGGGCGATTTTAAGAATGCGCTTGTACCCCCTGGCCGACAGCCCCAGCTTGTCCACAGCGGCTTCCAGCAAGGACGAGCACGAAGGATCCACCTTGCAATAGGCTTTCATGTGTCTGCCGTTCATCTGGGCGTTGCAGAATATTTTCGTGCGGGAGAACCTTCGGGACTGAATTTCCCGAGCCTTGGACACCCTTGCCGCGATGTCCGAGGAGGTTTCCGCATTGGCGTCGGTCATGAGCTCCCTGTACGGAACCGTGGGCACTTCCACATGAATGTCTATCCTGTCCAGCAAGGGGCCTGACAACCGGGAGCGGTACCGTTGGATTTGGGCGTAAGTGCATGTGCAGGGGTGCCGCGGATCGGAAAAATATCCGCACGGACAGGGGTTCATGGCGCCCACCAGCATGAAGCTGGCCGGATAGGTCAGGCTGGTCCGGGCGCGGGAAATGGTCACCTGCCGGTCCTCCAAAGGCTGCCTGAGCACTTCCAGAACGTGCTTTTTGAACTCCGGCATTTCGTCCAGAAACAGCACTCCGTTATGGGACAGGCTGACTTCCCCTGGCCTGGGAACCATGCCGCCGCCAATAAGCCCTGCATCGGAGATAGTGTGATGGGGGGACCGGAAAGGCCTGCGGGCCACCAGAGCCTGGCCTTCGTTCAACAGCCCGGACACGGAGTAGATTTTGGTGGTTTCCAGGGCCTCCTCAAAGGTGATGGGCGGCAATATGCCGGCCAGGCGTTTTGCCAGCATGGTTTTGCCTGAGCCCGGCGGTCCGATCATGAGCACGTTATGGCCGCCTGCGCACGCCACTTCCAAAGCCCTTTTTACATGATGCTGTCCGTGGACGTCCGTAAAATCCAGGTCCTCATCTCCGGTATTGGAAAAATAGGAGATGGCGTCCGTGGAAATTTCCTTGATTTTCTGCTCTCCCCGCAAAAAAGCGGCGGCCTGGGACAGATTTTCCGCTCCGAACACCCGGATTCCCTTGACCACGGCGGCTTCCTGGGCGTTGCCCGCGGGCACGATAATAGCCTCCGTGGTATCCCTGGCCGCCAGGGCCATGGGCAGGGACCCCCGGACGGGCTTTATCCTGCCGTCCAGGGCCAATTCGCCCAGGATCAGGTATTTATCCAACGCCTTTTTGGGGATGACTCCCGTGGCCGCCAGGATGCCTACGGCGATGGGAAGGTCAAAGCCGGTTCCTTCCTTCTTCAGATCAGCGGGGGCCAGGTTGACCGTAATGTGATCCTCAGGAAACCCGTAACCCGAATTGCCGATGGCCGCCTTGACCCGGTCCTTGCTTTCCTTGACGGAGGTCTCGGGAAGGCCTACAGTCGAAAAAAGGGGCAACCCGCTGGAGATATCCACTTCCACT harbors:
- a CDS encoding YifB family Mg chelatase-like AAA ATPase, translated to MLARVLSSAVLGIDATIVEVEVDISSGLPLFSTVGLPETSVKESKDRVKAAIGNSGYGFPEDHITVNLAPADLKKEGTGFDLPIAVGILAATGVIPKKALDKYLILGELALDGRIKPVRGSLPMALAARDTTEAIIVPAGNAQEAAVVKGIRVFGAENLSQAAAFLRGEQKIKEISTDAISYFSNTGDEDLDFTDVHGQHHVKRALEVACAGGHNVLMIGPPGSGKTMLAKRLAGILPPITFEEALETTKIYSVSGLLNEGQALVARRPFRSPHHTISDAGLIGGGMVPRPGEVSLSHNGVLFLDEMPEFKKHVLEVLRQPLEDRQVTISRARTSLTYPASFMLVGAMNPCPCGYFSDPRHPCTCTYAQIQRYRSRLSGPLLDRIDIHVEVPTVPYRELMTDANAETSSDIAARVSKAREIQSRRFSRTKIFCNAQMNGRHMKAYCKVDPSCSSLLEAAVDKLGLSARGYKRILKIARTIADMEGVQDIQASHVSEAIQYRTLDRKGQLPVQAGLFM